From Cataglyphis hispanica isolate Lineage 1 chromosome 3, ULB_Chis1_1.0, whole genome shotgun sequence, a single genomic window includes:
- the LOC126848471 gene encoding NEDD8-conjugating enzyme UBE2F-like: MITLRGKLKKDNDITNSKNNNRRVSIRDKLLIKEVQEMEQTLPLTCQVTFKNPDCLHEFILLIIPDEGYWIGGHFYFQIYITEEYNMTPPIVKCLTKLWHPNISEDGDVCLSILRQSSIDGLGWAPTRKLKDVVWGLNSLFTDLLNFDDPLNRDAAELFIKDKESFRNKVKDYVMQYAKR; encoded by the exons ATGATCACATTACGTGGAAAACTGAAAAAGGACAATGATATAACGAATTCAAAGAACAACAATAGACGGGTTTCAATAcgtgataaattattgatcaaagag GTGCAAGAAATGGAACAAACATTGCCATTAACTTGTCAAGTCACATTCAAAAATCCAGATTGTCTacatgaatttatattgttaattataccAGATGAAGGATATTGGATCGGTGGTCAtttctattttcaaatttatataacggaGGAATATAATATGACG CCACCAATAGTGAAGTGCTTAACAAAATTATGGCATCCTAATATAAGTGAGGATGGTGATGTATGTCTTTCCATTTTAAGACAAAGCAGCATTGATGGATTGGGATGGGCACCAACGCGCAAACTAAAAGACGTTGTATGGggtttaaattctcttttcacT GATCTCTTAAATTTTGACGATCCTTTAAATAGGGATGCAGCAGAATTGTTTATCAAGGACAAAGAATCCTTTCGAAATAAAGTTAAAGATTATGTAATGCAATATGCAAAGAGatga
- the LOC126848469 gene encoding DNA replication complex GINS protein PSF3, with translation MATLSYSYMPDYFSLTDILCTEERISCKVEVTLPRLGFLDLSSESEDLKIDTKLELPLWLAQPLNIARESIVSVDIPKTYKEGYREILLADACTVILNKWNPYYYELGMYLRKFNNRDCEMIIDSLLLTFRSRFRLVMDWAQNPVSDPTLNSLLPRLERDLFLAGRKAKMKLNEWLRKGSSVIETSQSAVNLKKRKRTDYELD, from the exons atggcgACATTGTCTTATAGTTATATGcctgattatttttctttgacagATATTTTGTGCACAGAGGAACGAATATCGTGCAAAGTCGAGGTTACATTACCCCGTTTGg GTTTCCTAGATCTTTCTTCTGAATctgaagatttaaaaatagatacaaaATTAGAGCTTCCACTGTGGCTGGCACAGCCATTGAATATAGCGAGAGAATCAATAGTCAGTGTAGACATACCTAAAACATATAAGGAAGGCTACAG GGAAATTCTATTAGCAGATGCTTGTACtgttattctaaataaatggaATCCATATTACTATGAATTAGGGatgtatttaagaaaatttaataatcgtgATTGTGAAATGATAATTGACAGTTTGTTGTTG ACCTTCAGATCACGATTTAGATTAGTTATGGACTGGGCGCAAAATCCTGTTTCCGATCCTACACTTAATAGTTTACTGCCAAGAttagagagagatttatttcttGCAGGTAGGAAAgctaaaatgaaattaaatgaatggTTAAGAAAAGGTTCGAGCGTTATCGAAACTTCACAGAGTGCagtaaatcttaaaaaacGTAAACGAACAGATTATGAActtgattaa
- the LOC126848452 gene encoding hepatocyte nuclear factor 4-gamma isoform X1 — protein sequence MEGHDIQELAVTAKDSVIVRGGYPAPYSSPNGDADLGMAAGAVGGPVLTLPPVPVSIAACAICGDRATGKHYGAASCDGCKGFFRRSVRKNHQYTCRLMRKCQIDKDKRNQCRYCRLRKCFRAGMKKEAVQNERDRINNRPPSNENQTENSGPSMEDLLMAARHIGMLELGNPKEDVDPSTKRIAGLNDVCDSMKEQLLILIEWAKCIKEFETLPLDDKVALLRAHAGEHLLLGVARRSQIHKLTDVLLLGNDCIIMRNYPVISLQFTEGSNQQDLDISKVGVRVMDELVEPLKKIKIDDTEFACLKALVFFDPNAKGLSNSETIRTLRKNIQIKLENYISDYRCHLTGHFGDILLLLPALQSISWQMIEQIQFVKLFGMAHIDNLLQEIFFGTTSEINDTITSIPISNTAPGSYMSSNESPTSPLTPANTGNLSPQNDQMPVMILRDLAPNQDFRFFKQEPSLEPETSF from the exons ATGCGGATTTGGGTATGGCCGCGGGGGCGGTTGGCGGTCCCGTCCTGACTCTACCTCCGGTTCCGGTCAGCATTGCTGCGTGTGCCATATGCGGCGATCGCGCCACCGGTAAGCACTATGGTGCCGCATCTTGTGACGGTTGCAAGGGCTTTTTCCGGCGATCTGTCAGAAAAAATCATCAGTACACGTGCAG gctTATGAGAAAATGTCAGATCGATAAGGACAAACGGAACCAGTGTAGATATTGTCGATTGCGCAAATGCTTTAGAGCCGGTATGAAGAAAGAGG CCGTACAAAACGAGAGAGACCGTATAAACAATCGACCACCGAGTAATGAGAATCAGACGGAAAACAGTGGCCCGTCGATGGAGGACTTACTGATGGCTGCGAGGCATATCGGAATGCTTGAG CTAGGCAATCCGAAAGAAGACGTCGATCCTAGCACAAAACGGATAGCTGGCTTAAACGATGTGTGTGACAGTATGAAGGAGCAATTGCTGATCCTAATCGAGTGGGCCAAATGTATCAAGGAATTTGAAACGCTACCACTGGACGACAAAGTAGCATTGTTGAGAGCTCATGCAGGTGAACATCTGCTGCTGGGGGTGGCGAGACGCAGCCAGATACATAAATTGACGGACGTGCTATTGCTCGGCAACGATTGCATCATCATGAGAAATTATCCCG TAATATCGTTGCAATTCACAGAAGGAAGCAATCAGCAGGACTTAGATATCAGCAAGGTTGGCGTTAGAGTGATGGACGAACTGGTCGAaccattaaaaaagattaagatcGACGACACTGAATTCGCTTGTCTCAAAGCACTCGTGTTCTTTGATCCGA ACGCGAAAGGTTTAAGTAATTCGGAGACGATCAGGACTCTGCGTAAAAATATCCAGATAAAACTTGAGAATTATATCAGCGATTATCGCTGTCATCTCACAGGACACTTTGGCGATATCCTCCTGTTGTTACCAGCCTTGCAGTCGATTTCATGGCAAATGATCGAGCAAATACAATTTGTCAAGCTATTCGGAATGGCGCATATCGACAATTTGCTTCAAGAAATATTCTTCGGCACCACATCGGAGATAAATGACACCATCACGTCCATACCAATCTCAAATACTGCGCCGGGCAGTTACATGAGCAGCAATGAGAGTCCTACCAGTCCTTTAACTCCAGCCAATACCGGTAATCTCAGTCCGCAGAATGATCAAATGCCCGTTATGATTCTGAGGGATTTGGCGCCGAATCAGGACTTCAGGTTCTTCAAACAAGAACCAAGTCTCGAGCCCGAGACTAGCTTCTGA
- the LOC126848452 gene encoding hepatocyte nuclear factor 4-gamma isoform X3, giving the protein MKILENEDFLLDMQITDQVDLDFMADADLGMAAGAVGGPVLTLPPVPVSIAACAICGDRATGKHYGAASCDGCKGFFRRSVRKNHQYTCRLMRKCQIDKDKRNQCRYCRLRKCFRAGMKKEAVQNERDRINNRPPSNENQTENSGPSMEDLLMAARHIGMLELGNPKEDVDPSTKRIAGLNDVCDSMKEQLLILIEWAKCIKEFETLPLDDKVALLRAHAGEHLLLGVARRSQIHKLTDVLLLGNDCIIMRNYPVISLQFTEGSNQQDLDISKVGVRVMDELVEPLKKIKIDDTEFACLKALVFFDPNAKGLSNSETIRTLRKNIQIKLENYISDYRCHLTGHFGDILLLLPALQSISWQMIEQIQFVKLFGMAHIDNLLQEIFFGTTSEINDTITSIPISNTAPGSYMSSNESPTSPLTPANTGNLSPQNDQMPVMILRDLAPNQDFRFFKQEPSLEPETSF; this is encoded by the exons ATGCGGATTTGGGTATGGCCGCGGGGGCGGTTGGCGGTCCCGTCCTGACTCTACCTCCGGTTCCGGTCAGCATTGCTGCGTGTGCCATATGCGGCGATCGCGCCACCGGTAAGCACTATGGTGCCGCATCTTGTGACGGTTGCAAGGGCTTTTTCCGGCGATCTGTCAGAAAAAATCATCAGTACACGTGCAG gctTATGAGAAAATGTCAGATCGATAAGGACAAACGGAACCAGTGTAGATATTGTCGATTGCGCAAATGCTTTAGAGCCGGTATGAAGAAAGAGG CCGTACAAAACGAGAGAGACCGTATAAACAATCGACCACCGAGTAATGAGAATCAGACGGAAAACAGTGGCCCGTCGATGGAGGACTTACTGATGGCTGCGAGGCATATCGGAATGCTTGAG CTAGGCAATCCGAAAGAAGACGTCGATCCTAGCACAAAACGGATAGCTGGCTTAAACGATGTGTGTGACAGTATGAAGGAGCAATTGCTGATCCTAATCGAGTGGGCCAAATGTATCAAGGAATTTGAAACGCTACCACTGGACGACAAAGTAGCATTGTTGAGAGCTCATGCAGGTGAACATCTGCTGCTGGGGGTGGCGAGACGCAGCCAGATACATAAATTGACGGACGTGCTATTGCTCGGCAACGATTGCATCATCATGAGAAATTATCCCG TAATATCGTTGCAATTCACAGAAGGAAGCAATCAGCAGGACTTAGATATCAGCAAGGTTGGCGTTAGAGTGATGGACGAACTGGTCGAaccattaaaaaagattaagatcGACGACACTGAATTCGCTTGTCTCAAAGCACTCGTGTTCTTTGATCCGA ACGCGAAAGGTTTAAGTAATTCGGAGACGATCAGGACTCTGCGTAAAAATATCCAGATAAAACTTGAGAATTATATCAGCGATTATCGCTGTCATCTCACAGGACACTTTGGCGATATCCTCCTGTTGTTACCAGCCTTGCAGTCGATTTCATGGCAAATGATCGAGCAAATACAATTTGTCAAGCTATTCGGAATGGCGCATATCGACAATTTGCTTCAAGAAATATTCTTCGGCACCACATCGGAGATAAATGACACCATCACGTCCATACCAATCTCAAATACTGCGCCGGGCAGTTACATGAGCAGCAATGAGAGTCCTACCAGTCCTTTAACTCCAGCCAATACCGGTAATCTCAGTCCGCAGAATGATCAAATGCCCGTTATGATTCTGAGGGATTTGGCGCCGAATCAGGACTTCAGGTTCTTCAAACAAGAACCAAGTCTCGAGCCCGAGACTAGCTTCTGA
- the LOC126848452 gene encoding hepatocyte nuclear factor 4-gamma isoform X4 has protein sequence MGLADADLGMAAGAVGGPVLTLPPVPVSIAACAICGDRATGKHYGAASCDGCKGFFRRSVRKNHQYTCRLMRKCQIDKDKRNQCRYCRLRKCFRAGMKKEAVQNERDRINNRPPSNENQTENSGPSMEDLLMAARHIGMLELGNPKEDVDPSTKRIAGLNDVCDSMKEQLLILIEWAKCIKEFETLPLDDKVALLRAHAGEHLLLGVARRSQIHKLTDVLLLGNDCIIMRNYPVISLQFTEGSNQQDLDISKVGVRVMDELVEPLKKIKIDDTEFACLKALVFFDPNAKGLSNSETIRTLRKNIQIKLENYISDYRCHLTGHFGDILLLLPALQSISWQMIEQIQFVKLFGMAHIDNLLQEIFFGTTSEINDTITSIPISNTAPGSYMSSNESPTSPLTPANTGNLSPQNDQMPVMILRDLAPNQDFRFFKQEPSLEPETSF, from the exons ATGCGGATTTGGGTATGGCCGCGGGGGCGGTTGGCGGTCCCGTCCTGACTCTACCTCCGGTTCCGGTCAGCATTGCTGCGTGTGCCATATGCGGCGATCGCGCCACCGGTAAGCACTATGGTGCCGCATCTTGTGACGGTTGCAAGGGCTTTTTCCGGCGATCTGTCAGAAAAAATCATCAGTACACGTGCAG gctTATGAGAAAATGTCAGATCGATAAGGACAAACGGAACCAGTGTAGATATTGTCGATTGCGCAAATGCTTTAGAGCCGGTATGAAGAAAGAGG CCGTACAAAACGAGAGAGACCGTATAAACAATCGACCACCGAGTAATGAGAATCAGACGGAAAACAGTGGCCCGTCGATGGAGGACTTACTGATGGCTGCGAGGCATATCGGAATGCTTGAG CTAGGCAATCCGAAAGAAGACGTCGATCCTAGCACAAAACGGATAGCTGGCTTAAACGATGTGTGTGACAGTATGAAGGAGCAATTGCTGATCCTAATCGAGTGGGCCAAATGTATCAAGGAATTTGAAACGCTACCACTGGACGACAAAGTAGCATTGTTGAGAGCTCATGCAGGTGAACATCTGCTGCTGGGGGTGGCGAGACGCAGCCAGATACATAAATTGACGGACGTGCTATTGCTCGGCAACGATTGCATCATCATGAGAAATTATCCCG TAATATCGTTGCAATTCACAGAAGGAAGCAATCAGCAGGACTTAGATATCAGCAAGGTTGGCGTTAGAGTGATGGACGAACTGGTCGAaccattaaaaaagattaagatcGACGACACTGAATTCGCTTGTCTCAAAGCACTCGTGTTCTTTGATCCGA ACGCGAAAGGTTTAAGTAATTCGGAGACGATCAGGACTCTGCGTAAAAATATCCAGATAAAACTTGAGAATTATATCAGCGATTATCGCTGTCATCTCACAGGACACTTTGGCGATATCCTCCTGTTGTTACCAGCCTTGCAGTCGATTTCATGGCAAATGATCGAGCAAATACAATTTGTCAAGCTATTCGGAATGGCGCATATCGACAATTTGCTTCAAGAAATATTCTTCGGCACCACATCGGAGATAAATGACACCATCACGTCCATACCAATCTCAAATACTGCGCCGGGCAGTTACATGAGCAGCAATGAGAGTCCTACCAGTCCTTTAACTCCAGCCAATACCGGTAATCTCAGTCCGCAGAATGATCAAATGCCCGTTATGATTCTGAGGGATTTGGCGCCGAATCAGGACTTCAGGTTCTTCAAACAAGAACCAAGTCTCGAGCCCGAGACTAGCTTCTGA
- the LOC126848452 gene encoding hepatocyte nuclear factor 4-gamma isoform X2, which translates to MEGHDIQELAVTAKDSVIVRGGYPAPYSSPNGDADLGMAAGAVGGPVLTLPPVPVSIAACAICGDRATGKHYGAASCDGCKGFFRRSVRKNHQYTCRLMRKCQIDKDKRNQCRYCRLRKCFRAGMKKEAVQNERDRINNRPPSNENQTENSGPSMEDLLMAARHIGMLELGNPKEDVDPSTKRIAGLNDVCDSMKEQLLILIEWAKCIKEFETLPLDDKVALLRAHAGEHLLLGVARRSQIHKLTDVLLLGNDCIIMRNYPEGSNQQDLDISKVGVRVMDELVEPLKKIKIDDTEFACLKALVFFDPNAKGLSNSETIRTLRKNIQIKLENYISDYRCHLTGHFGDILLLLPALQSISWQMIEQIQFVKLFGMAHIDNLLQEIFFGTTSEINDTITSIPISNTAPGSYMSSNESPTSPLTPANTGNLSPQNDQMPVMILRDLAPNQDFRFFKQEPSLEPETSF; encoded by the exons ATGCGGATTTGGGTATGGCCGCGGGGGCGGTTGGCGGTCCCGTCCTGACTCTACCTCCGGTTCCGGTCAGCATTGCTGCGTGTGCCATATGCGGCGATCGCGCCACCGGTAAGCACTATGGTGCCGCATCTTGTGACGGTTGCAAGGGCTTTTTCCGGCGATCTGTCAGAAAAAATCATCAGTACACGTGCAG gctTATGAGAAAATGTCAGATCGATAAGGACAAACGGAACCAGTGTAGATATTGTCGATTGCGCAAATGCTTTAGAGCCGGTATGAAGAAAGAGG CCGTACAAAACGAGAGAGACCGTATAAACAATCGACCACCGAGTAATGAGAATCAGACGGAAAACAGTGGCCCGTCGATGGAGGACTTACTGATGGCTGCGAGGCATATCGGAATGCTTGAG CTAGGCAATCCGAAAGAAGACGTCGATCCTAGCACAAAACGGATAGCTGGCTTAAACGATGTGTGTGACAGTATGAAGGAGCAATTGCTGATCCTAATCGAGTGGGCCAAATGTATCAAGGAATTTGAAACGCTACCACTGGACGACAAAGTAGCATTGTTGAGAGCTCATGCAGGTGAACATCTGCTGCTGGGGGTGGCGAGACGCAGCCAGATACATAAATTGACGGACGTGCTATTGCTCGGCAACGATTGCATCATCATGAGAAATTATCCCG AAGGAAGCAATCAGCAGGACTTAGATATCAGCAAGGTTGGCGTTAGAGTGATGGACGAACTGGTCGAaccattaaaaaagattaagatcGACGACACTGAATTCGCTTGTCTCAAAGCACTCGTGTTCTTTGATCCGA ACGCGAAAGGTTTAAGTAATTCGGAGACGATCAGGACTCTGCGTAAAAATATCCAGATAAAACTTGAGAATTATATCAGCGATTATCGCTGTCATCTCACAGGACACTTTGGCGATATCCTCCTGTTGTTACCAGCCTTGCAGTCGATTTCATGGCAAATGATCGAGCAAATACAATTTGTCAAGCTATTCGGAATGGCGCATATCGACAATTTGCTTCAAGAAATATTCTTCGGCACCACATCGGAGATAAATGACACCATCACGTCCATACCAATCTCAAATACTGCGCCGGGCAGTTACATGAGCAGCAATGAGAGTCCTACCAGTCCTTTAACTCCAGCCAATACCGGTAATCTCAGTCCGCAGAATGATCAAATGCCCGTTATGATTCTGAGGGATTTGGCGCCGAATCAGGACTTCAGGTTCTTCAAACAAGAACCAAGTCTCGAGCCCGAGACTAGCTTCTGA